A region of Cellulophaga sp. RHA19 DNA encodes the following proteins:
- a CDS encoding YobI family P-loop NTPase, producing the protein MESEIIDKNFNDEKPIELDLLTPLNKKEDKRVQIYIKHINDAISKSEVRNLALTGVYGSGKSTIIKSYKSKYPTKKILNISLASFNETVKYDEFKDQIQLSILQQIIYSQDSEKLPDSRINRIREIDIWKKSHLLKVIVLLVFLISTYSILNFFTSELNPNHWSVSLGFSWWSFISFLLFLGSSFFIGQFLIKIMSNSKINKISVKGEAELGSKVEHKDFLNKYIDEILYFFEKVNIDIVVIEDLDRFNSTEIYRTLRELNFILNNYLENTTQKFKKVTFLYAIKDDLFLNEFERTKFFDLIIPTIPFVNFSNSKNVLTKKLIDLYKNEKNLFNNPNGNKDFINTVSAFITDNRILINIINEFIIYKEQQKLQIEEFNQEKLLALIIYKNLRPKDFSRLHNGDSNIDIVFSNKSKLIENSIKKHTGKIDEITKAIDNINQENLENIAELNTIFLYYIREKIGEVSANGLKIGDTKKTFKEILDESIDLNPLYDNNINWYNNYYEYSLDMSLEKIDKLVGHNYSEKYNIIVNENILIKEKENEIDKLRISIKKIKNESLSQILKEKDLSKEKLKEEFESFYVESEIKDEKERIYNDLLLVFLLENGYIDEHYRVYISTFQKGGITEKDQEFKINIISRVNEPKPFDYELSNIDEIVNDLPINYFDDSRILNINLIDFLVIHKGSYSSKLAASLKVISKWDKRSQQFFTEFLYHGTKKEILLKELARTWKDLWSKIHSNSDFLEKDKKQLLFLMLSNLDNETLISLNKEKVLSDYIANNIEIIYNYNSDSQLKRIEEVFSKKVLDIKFKELIPFANKYKKLFEFIYEHNRYDINHNNIGKLLEYYLDTNFDKDSFENSNLSYIINSNLIELIDYLENDSFNLYLSNLYSKLESNQYDDEVNILKVINEKGVLEENVILFLQNQEVKINKLYDIEDRNFFSLVFEYNNITATWSNIYNYYLESDNIFDKSLNRYLNDDENYINLSLEGEISFEIQTEKKLKFISTLISNNFLEIDPYTEFLNCIPNDFELFSDFAFESINEDKVEILIKENVIELKATYYDSLKKYHPELHIELLIKKESSYKEFIKDYDIDLDDKTLLLQNSQLANKNKLLLVDKVSVIEINSSEELSEELCNLVINTSSLLLSTEKLVALLNQKITIEQKVKLIVLYGSKLTNLELIHILEKSLPRNYNVVSSSQLMINDNEYNLELITLLQNKGIAGKCKEAKNKKIRVWLKNFVKK; encoded by the coding sequence ATGGAAAGTGAAATTATTGATAAAAACTTTAATGATGAAAAGCCAATTGAATTAGATTTACTTACACCTTTAAATAAAAAAGAAGATAAAAGAGTACAAATATATATTAAGCATATTAATGATGCTATTTCAAAGTCTGAGGTTAGAAACTTAGCACTTACAGGAGTTTATGGTTCAGGAAAGAGTACAATAATTAAATCTTATAAATCAAAATACCCTACTAAAAAAATACTTAACATTTCTTTAGCTTCATTCAATGAAACAGTAAAGTACGATGAATTTAAAGATCAAATACAATTATCGATTCTTCAACAAATAATTTATAGTCAAGATTCAGAAAAATTACCAGATTCAAGAATTAACCGTATTAGAGAAATAGATATATGGAAAAAGAGTCATCTTTTAAAAGTAATTGTATTATTGGTGTTTTTAATTTCTACATACTCAATATTAAATTTTTTTACATCTGAATTAAATCCAAATCACTGGAGTGTCTCTTTAGGGTTTAGTTGGTGGAGCTTTATCTCTTTTTTACTCTTTTTAGGATCTTCTTTTTTTATTGGGCAATTTTTGATTAAAATAATGTCTAATTCTAAAATCAATAAGATAAGTGTAAAAGGAGAAGCTGAACTTGGTAGTAAAGTTGAACATAAAGATTTTCTAAATAAATATATCGATGAAATTTTATATTTTTTTGAAAAAGTTAATATTGATATTGTAGTTATAGAAGATTTAGACAGATTTAATAGTACAGAAATATATAGAACACTTAGAGAATTAAATTTTATACTCAATAATTATCTTGAAAATACTACTCAAAAATTTAAAAAAGTTACTTTTCTATATGCTATTAAAGATGATTTATTTTTAAATGAATTTGAAAGAACTAAATTTTTCGACTTAATTATTCCAACAATTCCATTCGTTAACTTCAGTAATTCTAAAAATGTTTTAACAAAGAAATTAATTGATTTATATAAAAATGAAAAGAACCTTTTTAATAACCCCAATGGTAATAAAGATTTTATTAATACGGTATCTGCATTCATAACTGATAATAGAATACTTATTAATATTATAAATGAGTTCATCATTTATAAAGAGCAACAGAAACTACAAATAGAAGAATTCAACCAAGAAAAGCTTCTAGCCCTAATAATATACAAAAATTTAAGACCAAAGGATTTTTCAAGACTACATAATGGTGATAGTAATATTGATATTGTTTTTTCTAATAAAAGTAAGTTAATTGAAAATTCAATAAAAAAACATACGGGAAAAATAGATGAGATAACCAAAGCAATAGACAATATTAATCAAGAGAATCTAGAAAATATTGCAGAACTAAATACTATTTTTTTATACTATATTAGAGAGAAAATTGGAGAAGTATCAGCAAATGGATTGAAAATTGGAGATACAAAAAAGACATTTAAAGAGATACTTGATGAAAGTATTGATTTAAATCCATTATATGATAATAATATTAATTGGTATAATAACTATTATGAATATTCTCTAGACATGAGTTTAGAAAAAATAGATAAATTAGTAGGCCATAATTATTCTGAAAAATATAATATTATTGTAAATGAAAATATATTAATTAAAGAAAAAGAGAATGAAATAGATAAATTAAGAATATCAATAAAAAAAATAAAAAATGAATCTCTTTCTCAAATTCTAAAAGAAAAAGATTTATCAAAAGAAAAATTAAAAGAAGAATTTGAAAGCTTTTATGTAGAAAGTGAAATCAAAGATGAAAAAGAGCGTATTTATAATGATTTACTTTTAGTTTTTTTATTGGAAAATGGATATATAGATGAACATTACAGAGTTTATATTTCTACATTTCAAAAAGGAGGTATTACAGAAAAAGACCAGGAATTTAAAATCAATATTATATCTAGAGTAAATGAGCCAAAGCCTTTTGATTACGAACTATCAAATATTGATGAAATTGTTAATGACTTGCCAATTAACTATTTTGATGATAGCAGAATTTTAAATATTAATTTAATAGATTTTCTAGTAATTCATAAGGGGTCTTACTCATCTAAACTTGCAGCATCACTTAAAGTTATTTCTAAATGGGATAAAAGAAGTCAACAGTTTTTTACAGAATTTCTTTATCACGGGACTAAAAAAGAAATACTACTCAAAGAATTAGCTAGAACCTGGAAAGATTTATGGAGTAAAATACATTCAAATTCTGACTTTTTAGAAAAAGATAAAAAGCAACTTCTATTTTTAATGCTTAGTAATTTGGATAATGAAACCTTAATATCCTTAAATAAGGAAAAGGTTTTGAGTGATTATATAGCCAATAATATTGAAATTATTTATAATTATAATTCGGATAGTCAATTGAAAAGAATAGAGGAAGTTTTTTCAAAAAAAGTATTAGATATAAAGTTTAAAGAATTAATTCCTTTTGCTAATAAATATAAAAAATTGTTTGAATTTATATATGAACATAATAGATATGATATCAATCATAATAACATTGGGAAGCTATTAGAGTATTATTTAGATACAAATTTTGATAAAGATTCTTTTGAAAACTCTAATTTGAGTTATATAATTAATTCCAACTTAATAGAATTAATTGACTATTTAGAAAATGATAGTTTCAATTTGTATTTATCTAATCTATACTCTAAGTTAGAAAGCAATCAATATGATGATGAAGTAAACATTTTAAAAGTAATAAATGAAAAAGGTGTCTTAGAAGAAAATGTTATACTTTTTCTTCAAAATCAAGAAGTAAAAATCAATAAATTATATGATATTGAAGATAGAAATTTCTTTAGTTTGGTATTTGAGTATAATAACATTACAGCGACTTGGAGTAATATTTACAACTATTACCTTGAGTCTGATAATATTTTTGATAAGTCATTAAATAGATACCTTAATGACGACGAAAACTATATCAATCTCAGCCTTGAAGGTGAAATTTCTTTTGAGATACAGACTGAAAAGAAGCTTAAATTCATTTCAACTCTAATAAGTAATAATTTTTTAGAAATAGATCCATATACAGAATTCTTAAATTGCATTCCAAATGATTTTGAATTATTTAGTGATTTTGCTTTTGAATCTATTAATGAAGATAAAGTTGAAATTCTAATAAAAGAAAATGTAATTGAATTAAAGGCTACATATTATGATTCTTTAAAAAAATATCATCCTGAATTGCATATTGAATTGTTAATTAAAAAAGAATCAAGCTATAAAGAATTTATAAAAGATTACGACATAGATTTAGATGACAAAACACTCCTTTTACAAAACTCACAATTAGCCAATAAAAATAAATTATTATTGGTAGATAAAGTTTCCGTAATTGAAATAAACAGTAGTGAAGAATTGTCTGAAGAGTTATGTAATCTAGTTATAAATACAAGTAGTTTGCTTTTGTCTACAGAAAAGTTAGTAGCATTACTTAATCAGAAAATAACAATTGAGCAAAAAGTGAAACTTATTGTATTGTACGGATCTAAGTTGACTAATTTAGAATTAATACATATTTTGGAAAAAAGTCTACCTAGAAATTATAATGTTGTTTCTAGTTCTCAGTTGATGATAAATGATAACGAATATAACTTAGAATTAATAACGTTACTTCAGAATAAAGGTATTGCTGGTAAATGTAAAGAAGCCAAGAATAAAAAAATAAGAGTTTGGTTAAAGAACTTCGTAAAAAAATAG
- a CDS encoding helix-turn-helix domain-containing protein, with protein MTIGERLKELRTLRGLTLVELENKSGVSFVQIGRYENNKAKPSAKTILKLANALNVRIEELTNKLIYTTNNDDPDFIKLDAKYTKLKNLEVISKESKNAIEKIFDLVILESSINEEMLKK; from the coding sequence ATGACAATAGGTGAGAGACTTAAAGAATTAAGGACGCTAAGAGGACTAACTTTAGTTGAACTAGAGAACAAATCAGGTGTGTCCTTTGTACAAATAGGTAGATATGAAAATAACAAAGCCAAACCATCAGCGAAAACAATTCTTAAGCTTGCTAATGCTTTAAATGTTAGAATAGAAGAGTTAACTAATAAGTTAATCTACACTACAAATAATGATGATCCAGATTTTATAAAATTGGATGCAAAATATACAAAGCTTAAAAATTTAGAAGTAATAAGTAAAGAGTCTAAAAATGCAATAGAGAAGATTTTTGATCTTGTGATTTTAGAATCATCAATAAATGAAGAAATGCTTAAAAAATAA
- a CDS encoding sensor histidine kinase: protein MSKKTRLIQKTSKTFLFGGVLLVLLSSLALYFYTSYLLKSEVEEVLYSTESRVADAIKNDSVVFSLSPVIEVKKTDNVQSEVLKDTIIYDPSQDEMELFRELSTYKNINGIDYQITVRNMVVESEDLALAIVISNITIFVIAFIFLFYFNTTRNLKLWDPFFKNLEQMKRFSLTSKDTLNLVDSDVLEFSELKTEIETLADKVRKDYESLKQFTEDVSHEMQTPLAIIQAKIDNIINEHEISDKQFEQVTSIQKDIQRLKQLNKRITTLTKIDNNQFINIENVNVSDLINEKIESFKELQFANLVYNPENKLSVSMDVYLADILINNLISNAIKHSKKNEEITIITKSKLLIISNFGEKVLANPENLFLRFYRESSTNQSTGLGLAIVKKICDLYEFKISYKFEVDQHIFSIDFLRN, encoded by the coding sequence GTGTCAAAAAAAACAAGACTTATACAAAAAACCTCTAAGACTTTTTTGTTTGGAGGTGTACTTTTAGTATTATTAAGCTCTTTAGCGTTGTATTTTTACACCAGCTATCTTTTAAAAAGTGAGGTAGAAGAAGTTTTGTATTCAACAGAGTCTAGAGTTGCAGATGCCATTAAAAATGATAGTGTTGTTTTTTCTTTATCACCGGTTATAGAAGTTAAAAAAACGGATAATGTACAAAGTGAAGTATTAAAGGATACAATTATTTATGACCCTTCTCAAGACGAAATGGAATTGTTTAGAGAACTTTCAACTTATAAAAATATTAATGGCATAGACTACCAAATAACAGTAAGAAATATGGTTGTTGAATCTGAAGATTTAGCTTTGGCAATTGTTATTTCTAACATTACGATATTTGTAATTGCGTTTATATTTCTTTTTTACTTTAATACTACTAGAAACCTTAAATTATGGGATCCGTTTTTTAAGAACTTAGAACAAATGAAACGTTTTTCATTAACATCTAAAGATACCTTAAATTTAGTAGATAGTGATGTTTTAGAATTTTCTGAATTAAAAACCGAAATTGAAACTTTAGCGGATAAAGTAAGGAAAGATTACGAAAGTTTAAAACAGTTTACTGAGGATGTATCACATGAGATGCAAACGCCATTAGCTATTATCCAGGCCAAGATAGATAATATTATAAACGAACACGAAATAAGTGATAAACAGTTTGAGCAAGTAACATCCATTCAAAAAGATATTCAACGTTTAAAACAGCTTAATAAAAGAATAACAACTTTAACTAAGATTGATAATAATCAATTTATAAATATTGAAAATGTCAACGTATCTGATTTAATTAATGAAAAGATTGAAAGTTTTAAAGAGCTCCAATTTGCAAACCTAGTTTATAATCCAGAAAACAAACTCTCTGTTTCTATGGATGTATATCTAGCAGATATATTAATTAATAACTTAATTTCTAACGCTATTAAGCACAGTAAAAAGAATGAAGAGATTACAATTATAACCAAAAGTAAATTGTTGATTATTTCTAACTTTGGAGAGAAAGTTTTAGCAAATCCAGAGAATTTATTTTTACGATTTTATAGAGAATCTAGTACAAATCAGTCAACAGGATTGGGATTAGCTATTGTAAAAAAAATATGTGATTTATATGAATTTAAAATCTCATATAAATTTGAGGTTGATCAACATATATTCTCAATAGACTTTTTAAGAAATTAA
- a CDS encoding response regulator transcription factor produces the protein MKYLVAEDELDLQQSIVTYLQRDGNICEVASDFGEASEKAAIYDYDVIILDINLISGSGLDVLRFLKKEKKRAGVIIISANNSLTDKLEGLDLGADDYITKPFHLAELNSRIKAVLRRGKYGGDEIMEFNEIKIDTKSRTAYIDGKAIALTRKEYDLLVFFISNKGRVLSKEIIAEHLWGDNSDLLDNFDFIYVHINNLRKKLTAEGAKYIKTAYGSGYKFIED, from the coding sequence ATGAAATATTTAGTAGCTGAAGATGAACTAGATTTACAACAATCTATTGTTACCTATTTGCAACGTGATGGGAATATTTGTGAAGTTGCTTCAGATTTTGGTGAAGCTTCAGAAAAAGCAGCTATTTATGATTATGATGTAATTATCTTAGATATTAATCTTATTTCTGGTAGTGGTCTAGACGTGCTCCGTTTTTTAAAAAAAGAGAAAAAGAGGGCAGGGGTTATTATTATTTCGGCAAATAACTCTTTAACAGATAAGTTAGAAGGACTTGATTTAGGTGCAGATGATTACATTACAAAGCCATTTCACTTAGCAGAATTAAATTCTCGTATAAAAGCAGTTCTTCGTCGTGGCAAATATGGTGGGGACGAAATTATGGAGTTTAACGAGATAAAAATAGATACAAAATCTAGAACGGCTTACATAGACGGTAAAGCAATCGCGTTAACTCGTAAAGAATATGATTTACTTGTGTTTTTTATATCTAACAAGGGTCGTGTACTTTCAAAAGAAATTATAGCAGAACATCTTTGGGGAGATAATAGTGATTTGTTAGATAATTTTGATTTTATTTACGTACATATTAATAATCTGCGTAAAAAGTTAACTGCTGAAGGCGCTAAATATATAAAAACTGCCTATGGTAGTGGATATAAGTTTATTGAAGATTAA